One Phenylobacterium hankyongense DNA segment encodes these proteins:
- a CDS encoding PaaI family thioesterase: MSFDPDQLRQAFVTMATGGPQAAALGFRLRSAEGPRGSIEVPWREDLVGDPDTGVIAGGVVTSLLDHTCGLAITSAAGAALASTATLDLRIDYMRAAAPRAGVICEAHCYKLTRSIAFVRAQAWDADPADPIATAQAAFVINRPAAG; the protein is encoded by the coding sequence ATGAGCTTCGACCCCGACCAGCTGCGGCAAGCCTTCGTGACCATGGCCACCGGCGGGCCACAGGCCGCGGCGCTGGGCTTCCGGCTGCGCTCCGCCGAGGGGCCCCGGGGCTCCATCGAGGTTCCCTGGCGCGAGGACCTGGTCGGCGATCCCGACACCGGCGTCATCGCCGGCGGGGTGGTCACCAGCCTTCTCGACCACACCTGCGGCCTGGCCATCACTTCGGCCGCCGGCGCCGCGCTCGCCTCCACGGCCACCCTCGACCTGCGGATCGACTACATGCGCGCCGCCGCGCCGCGCGCCGGCGTGATCTGCGAGGCGCACTGCTACAAGCTCACCCGCTCCATCGCCTTCGTCCGCGCCCAGGCGTGGGACGCCGACCCGGCCGATCCCATCGCCACGGCCCAGGCCGCCTTCGTGATCAACCGGCCAGCTGCGGGATGA
- a CDS encoding ligase-associated DNA damage response exonuclease: MIRPQDLLCPKPEGLYCAPGDFYIDPVRPVPRAVITHGHADHARSGHGAVLATVETLDIMGERYGLAFAETMQAAAYGEAVPRDEVEVTLVPAGHVLGSAQVVVRWKGLTMVVSGDYKRRRDPTCPPFEPVPCDVFISEATFGLPVFRHPDDRDEIARLLRSVAQFPERSHLVGAYALGKAQRIIRLLREAGWERTIYVHGALERLNALYEKHGVDLGPLAPATTTEKRAFAGEIIVAPPSTLQDRWSRRFPDPVAAFASGWMQVRARARQRGVELPLVISDHADWDELTATVDELRPGELWITHGREEALARWAELHGVPARALALVGYEEEGDD, translated from the coding sequence ATGATCCGTCCACAGGACCTGCTCTGCCCGAAGCCCGAGGGGCTCTACTGTGCGCCCGGCGACTTCTACATCGACCCGGTGCGGCCGGTGCCGCGCGCGGTGATCACCCATGGCCACGCCGACCATGCGCGGTCGGGACACGGCGCGGTGCTGGCCACCGTCGAGACCCTGGACATCATGGGCGAGCGCTATGGGCTCGCATTCGCCGAGACCATGCAGGCGGCGGCCTATGGCGAGGCGGTGCCCCGCGACGAGGTCGAAGTCACCCTGGTGCCGGCCGGCCACGTGCTCGGCTCCGCCCAGGTGGTGGTGCGCTGGAAGGGCCTGACCATGGTGGTGTCGGGGGACTACAAGCGCCGCCGCGACCCGACCTGCCCGCCGTTCGAGCCGGTCCCCTGCGACGTCTTCATCTCCGAGGCCACCTTCGGCCTGCCGGTGTTCCGCCACCCCGACGACAGGGACGAGATCGCCCGCCTGCTGCGCTCGGTGGCGCAGTTCCCGGAGCGCTCGCACCTGGTGGGCGCCTACGCGCTCGGCAAGGCCCAGCGGATCATCCGCCTGCTGCGCGAGGCCGGCTGGGAGCGGACGATCTATGTCCACGGGGCGCTGGAGCGGCTGAACGCCCTCTACGAGAAGCACGGCGTCGACCTCGGGCCGCTGGCGCCCGCCACCACCACCGAGAAGCGAGCGTTCGCCGGCGAGATCATCGTCGCGCCGCCCTCCACCCTGCAGGACCGCTGGAGCCGGCGGTTCCCCGATCCGGTGGCGGCCTTCGCCTCGGGGTGGATGCAGGTCCGCGCCCGCGCCCGCCAACGCGGCGTCGAGCTGCCGCTGGTGATCTCCGACCACGCCGACTGGGACGAGCTGACCGCCACCGTGGACGAGCTGCGGCCCGGCGAGCTGTGGATCACCCACGGCCGGGA
- a CDS encoding PaaI family thioesterase, producing the protein MSEDSARQLEAFLQRVPYIRFLGMRAELAGDEMTAVLPFAPHLVGNPILPALHGGVLGAFLEMTALAQLSVTQPTARIHKTIDVTIEYLRPGRALTTYARADLRKVGRRIANVHVEAWQEARDHPVAALRGHFLLSAEG; encoded by the coding sequence ATGAGCGAAGACTCCGCCCGCCAGCTCGAAGCCTTCCTGCAGCGGGTGCCCTACATCCGCTTCCTGGGCATGCGCGCCGAGTTGGCCGGCGACGAGATGACCGCCGTCCTGCCGTTCGCGCCGCACCTGGTGGGCAATCCGATACTGCCGGCCCTGCACGGCGGGGTGCTGGGGGCCTTCCTGGAGATGACCGCGCTGGCGCAGCTGTCGGTCACCCAGCCCACGGCGCGCATCCACAAGACCATCGACGTCACCATCGAATACCTGCGCCCCGGCCGGGCGCTGACCACCTACGCCCGCGCCGACCTGCGCAAGGTCGGCCGGCGCATCGCCAACGTCCACGTCGAGGCCTGGCAGGAGGCGCGCGACCATCCGGTGGCGGCGCTGCGCGGCCACTTCCTGCTCAGCGCCGAGGGCTAG